From the genome of bacterium:
ATTTGATACTACAACGTCAAATAAACCGCCTGCACATGATTTAATATCTTCTGTCATAATGTCAATACATTTAAAATCTATCCTGTCATTCACTGAATTTTTAACAGCATTTTCTTCAGCAATCCTAAGCGCCTCTTCCGAGATATCGGCACACAGCACTTTTGAATCTTTTAAATAATGTGCAAGGCTCACGCTTATAGCTCCGCTCCCCCCTCCGATATCAAATATTCTTACCTTTTTCCCTTTATACTGTTTAATAATAAATTCTACCATAATTTCTGTTTCGGGCCTCGGTATCAATACATTTTTATTGACCCTGAATGAAAGGGACATAAATTCCGACTGTTCAGTAATATATTGAAGCGGCTCCCTTTGTACTCTTCTGTAAATAAATTCTTTATATTTGCCCCTCTCTTTTTTTGTAAGCGGCTGATCAAAACGGACATAAAGATTAATGCGTGATTCACCGAGAATTTTACAAAGAAGCCATTCCGCATTGAGCCTGGGATTTTCAATTTTATGTTCTTCCAAATAATCCGTTGAGGATTTTATAACATCTATAACACGCCATGTGCTGTTTTTCTGTGAAATTACTGCCTCCGCAAAATA
Proteins encoded in this window:
- the prmC gene encoding peptide chain release factor N(5)-glutamine methyltransferase, with the protein product MYFAEAVISQKNSTWRVIDVIKSSTDYLEEHKIENPRLNAEWLLCKILGESRINLYVRFDQPLTKKERGKYKEFIYRRVQREPLQYITEQSEFMSLSFRVNKNVLIPRPETEIMVEFIIKQYKGKKVRIFDIGGGSGAISVSLAHYLKDSKVLCADISEEALRIAEENAVKNSVNDRIDFKCIDIMTEDIKSCAGGLFDVVVSNPPYVSKEEWKKLAPEIVNHEPKNALVAEENGLAFYPAIVRQAKSILKKGGLIAVEVGYGQSDDVAQIFRSSGLKNLQILNDYNGIQRVVTGTY